In Leopardus geoffroyi isolate Oge1 chromosome D1, O.geoffroyi_Oge1_pat1.0, whole genome shotgun sequence, a single window of DNA contains:
- the ANO9 gene encoding anoctamin-9 isoform X5, with protein MVSKVERRSPSALPPPRGLRTATRCSSGSEPTAGSLICTAHSSWSLRVLPPECSLPGQPPSQPPPDTLEDLVKNGVFETRFALHKGEDNLKKKWAQWRNMVREQPIDDIRDYFGEKVALYFAWLGWYTYMLVPAAVAGLVIFLSGFSLFNASQISKEICEADDILLCPRGDHGRKYQRLSDTCVFAKLTHLFDNEGTVVFAIFMALWATVFLEIWKRQRARVVLHWDLYGWDEDQEEMALELINCPDYKLRPHQHSYLRSTAILTLCLLMICLMIGMAHVLVVYRVLAAALFNSALLFQEEQVTTAVVVTGALVHYVAILIMTKVNKRVALKLCDFEKPRTFSERESKFTVKFFTLQFFAHFSSLVYIAFILGRINGHPGKSVRLAGLWRLEECHLSGCMMDLFLQMAIIMGLKQTLSNCMEYLGPWLAHKCRLIRVKLGHASASEDPELRDWRRNYLLNPVNTFSLFDEFMEMMIQYGFTTIFVAAFPLAPLLALFSNLVEIRLDAIKMVRLQRRLVPRKAKDIGTWLQVLETIGVLAVIANGMVIAFTSEFIPRVVYKYHYGPCRKGADPAVDCLTGYINHSLSVFHTKDFQDPIRIEGPENVTECRYRDYRNAQDYNLSEQFWVLLAIRLVFLILFEHVALCIKLIAAWFVPDVPQSVKNKVLEDKYRTLREKIRSSCKSTDV; from the exons ATGGTTTCCAAAGTGGAGCGGAGGTCCCCAAGCGCCCTCCCGCCCCCCAGAGGATTGAGGACCGCGACAAGGTGTTCTTCGGGGTCCGAGCCGACAGCAGGATCTTTGATCTGTACCGCACACTCCTCATGGAGCCTGAGGGTCCTGCCGCCAGAGTGCAGCCTGCCAGGCCAGCCCCCATCCCAGCCACCACCAG ACACGTTAGAGGATTTGGTGAAGAACGGGGTCTTTGAGACCAGATTCGCCCTGCACAAG GGGGAGGACAACCTGAAGAAGAAATGGGCCCAGTGGAGAAACATGGTGCGCGAGCAGCCGATTGATGACATCAG GGACTACTTTGGCGAGAAGGTGGCCCTGTACTTCGCCTGGCTGGGCTGGTACACATACATGCTGGTGCCCGCTGCGGTGGCCGGCCTCGTCATCTTCCTGAGCGGCTTCTCCCTGTTCAACGCCAGTCAGATCAG CAAGGAGATCTGTGAGGCGGACGACATCCTGCTGTGTCCTCGCGGGGACCATGGCCGCAAGTACCAACGGCTCTCGGACACCTGCGTGTTTGCCAAG CTCACTCACCTCTTCGACAACGAGGGCACCGTGGTCTTTGCCATCTTCATGGCTCTGTGGG CCACCGTGTTCCTGGAGATCTGGAAGCGTCAACGAGCCCGAGTGGTCCTGCACTGGGACCTGTACGGGTGGGACGAGGACCAG GAGGAAATGGCACTTGAGCTCATTAACTGCCCTGATTACAAGCTCCGGCCACACCAGCACTCCTACCTGAGAAGCACGGCCAtcctcactctgtgtctcttgatG ATCTGCCTCATGATCGGCATGGCCCACGTCCTGGTGGTCTACCGTGTCCTGGCCGCCGCCCTCTTCAACTCCGCCCTGCTCTTCCAGGAAGAGCAGGTGACCACGGCCGTGGTGGTGACCGGGGCCCTGGTCCACTACGTGGCCATCCTCATCATGACCAAG GTCAACAAGCGTGTGGCCCTcaagctctgtgactttg AGAAGCCCAGGACGTTCTCAGAGCGCGAGAGCAAGTTCACCGTCAAGTTCTTCACTCTGCAGTTCTTTGCCCACTTCTCCTCCCTCGTCTACATCGCCTTCATCCTGGGCAG GATCAATGGTCACCCCGGGAAGTCTGTGCGCCTGGCGGGGCTGTGGAGGCTGGAGGAG TGCCATCTCAGTGGCTGCATGATGGACCTGTTCCTGCAGATGGCCATTATCATGGGTCTGAAACAAACACTCAGCAACTGCATGGAGTACCTGGGCCC GTGGCTGGCCCACAAGTGTCGCTTGATACGGGTCAAGCTGGGCCACGCATCCGCATCCGAGGACCCTGAGCTCAGGGACTGGCGGCGCAACTACCTCCTGAACCCAGTCAACACCTTCAGCCTGTTTGACGAGTTCATGGAGATGA TGATCCAGTACGGCTTCACGACCATCTTCGTGGCGGCCTTCCCGCTCGCCCCGCTGCTGGCGCTCTTCAGCAACCTCGTGGAGATCCGCCTGGACGCCATCAAGATGGTCAGGCTGCAGCGGCGCCTGGTGCCCCGCAAGGCCAAGGACATCG GGACCTGGCTGCAGGTGCTGGAGACCATCGGCGTGCTGGCGGTCATTGCCAACGGAATGGTCATCGCCTTCACATCGGAGTTCATCCCCCGAGTTGTGTACAAGTACCACTATGGCCCGTGCCGAAAGGGGGCCGACCCTGCAGTCGA ctgcctcACAGGTTACATCAACCACAGTCTGTCCGTGTTCCACACCAAGGACTTCCAGGACCCCATCCGGATAGAGGGCCCAGAGAACGTGACTGAGTGCAG gtaCCGGGACTATCGCAACGCTCAGGACTACAACTTATCCGAGCAGTTCTGGGTCCTCCTGGCCATCCGCCTGGTCTTCCTTATCCTGTTTGAG CACGTGGCCTTGTGCATCAAGCTCATTGCCGCCTGGTTCGTGCCCGATGTCCCCCAGTCGGTAAAGAACAAGGTTCTGGAAGACAAGTACCGGACACTCCGGGAAAAGATACG CTCCAGCTGCAAGAGCACAGATGTGTAG